The nucleotide window TCAATATATAAATCCATGTTTCTATCCACTTCAAACCACTTTAGCTTCCAGAGGATTAATCTATACAGTTAAACATTCAAAAATAAACATCACCATTCAAGACCAGAAAATGTTCTGAGCTCCAATTCATGACTGTATCCAAACCAGACTCACAGTTGGGGCCAAGTGGAGAAAAAACAAACTATTTTAAAAAGCACATGTTTATTTTAAAACATTCTCAAACCTTCAGATCAAAATGAAACAATAAGGGGCGCTGTCGCTCCGGTGTGCCTTCTGGGTTTTCACAAGAGCTCTTTTCTCCGAGAAACATTTTCTTCAGTCAGGACATCGGTAGGGCTTTGCCCGAGGGCTCTGGTCTTGACTCAATCTCTATGAGAAAGCAGTGTGTTGATGTGTGCTCCTGTCCCGTGTGTGTCGTGTTGGTGTTTCTTAATGGCTTTCTTTTCAGTGAAACCCTTCCCACAGTCGGGGCACTGGTACGGTTTCTCTCCGGTGTGGGTTAGTATGTGCGTTTTCAGCGTGTTCGACTGAGAGAAACTCTTGTCACAGTAAGTGCAGTGGTGCGGTTTGTGACCCGAGTGTATTAGCCGGTGCCGTATTAAAGAGGCGACTTGAGAGAACTTCATGTCACAGACCGAGCATTggaatggtttctctcctgtgtgcacTGTCTGGTGACGTCTCATGTTAGTCTTATCAGCGAAGCACCTGCCACACAGAGAGCATtggtaaggtttctctcctgtgtgcttTCTCTCGTGGATTACCAATCTATGCTTCGAATTGAATTCCTGGCCGCAAGTAAGACAGAGGTATGAATTGTTTTCTCTTACTTGCTGATTTGTTTTCTGATGCTTGGTTCTCTGATGAATCGACAAGGCCTGAAGCACCCTAAAACTCTTCCCGCAATCGGAGCAAAGGTGCTGTTTCTCCTCGTGGGTCACCACATGTTTCTTCAGCGCTCCAGACTCCACAAAGCCTTTCCCACAGACAGAACAGACGTGCGGTTTCGCTACTTGCTCTCTGTGCTGCGTTTTCTGATGTCTTCTCAAGGCGGAGAGGAAGGTAAATCGCTTGCCGCAGATGGCACAAAGgtgaggtttctctccagtgtggatCCGCAGGTGAGTCTCTAACCCTGCCTTAGAAGCCAGCCTCTTCCCACAGTGAGGGCATGGCTCAGAGACCTGTGTCTTTCCTACCTTTTCTCCTTTATGTCTTCTAACATGTGTTCTAAGGTTTGAAGAGTCATTAAATCGCTTCCCACAGAGAGGACACACAAAGGGTTTTTCACCAGAGTGCATGCGAAGGTGCCTTTGATAACTATTTGAATGAGAGAAGCGCTT belongs to Oncorhynchus gorbuscha isolate QuinsamMale2020 ecotype Even-year unplaced genomic scaffold, OgorEven_v1.0 Un_scaffold_2590, whole genome shotgun sequence and includes:
- the LOC124026096 gene encoding zinc finger protein 2 homolog; translated protein: MHSGEKPFVCPLCGKRFNDSSNLRTHVRRHKGEKVGKTQVSEPCPHCGKRLASKAGLETHLRIHTGEKPHLCAICGKRFTFLSALRRHQKTQHREQVAKPHVCSVCGKGFVESGALKKHVVTHEEKQHLCSDCGKSFRVLQALSIHQRTKHQKTNQQVRENNSYLCLTCGQEFNSKHRLVIHERKHTGEKPYQCSLCGRCFADKTNMRRHQTVHTGEKPFQCSVCDMKFSQVASLIRHRLIHSGHKPHHCTYCDKSFSQSNTLKTHILTHTGEKPYQCPDCGKGFTEKKAIKKHQHDTHGTGAHINTLLSHRD